The stretch of DNA CTCATCAAAATGAAATGGTTTCGTGAGATAATCATCAGCACCATCATCCAAAGCATTCACTTTATCTTACACCGTATTCAGTGCAGAAAGCATGAGAATCGGTGCTGTAATTTTTTTATAGCGTAGAGTTTGTACCGATTGTCGACCATCGATTCCGGGCAACATAACATCGACAATAAATAAATCCCACTGCAAATCGAGGTAATTTTCTATAACTTCCTCGGCCGTTTTACACAAGGT from Weeksella virosa DSM 16922 encodes:
- a CDS encoding response regulator; the protein is MKILVVEDDKRISDFLTKGLEENGYLVTLCKTAEEVIENYLDLQWDLFIVDVMLPGIDGRQSVQTLRYKKITAPILMLSALNTV